The genomic region TACCTGATTCTAATAGTAATGGTAGTgcaactactattaatactattaaAATTGATTGTATCTTCAACCTCGACAAAAGAAAAGAGGTAATTGATAAATGGAACACTGAGATCAGTCTAATCATTCAGACTAATTCAGAAGAATTCTCTAAGGCTaaggctttattattattattagaacaTAAGTCTGCAGGAATTGTACAAAACTTCATCAAAGGAACAACTTGGGATGAAAATTTACAAGGTGAGGATCTTTTTGATCAAATTATAAATGCAGTATATATGATGTTTTTAGGTCTCGAGCTCATAACAGATAAAGACCGAGAAAATCAAAAAATGCTAGAAAAAGCAAGACAAAATCTTGCTAAAGCACAGCTTTGTGACATATGTCTTTTAGATGATTTCACTTGTCTTTATGAAACAAATTTATATAAATTAGGCACAGGTGAATTCCATTCATGGATTGAGGCTTACCTAATGAAAATTCCCATCGTAGGAGAAAAGGCGAAAGAACGATGGAATAAGGAAAAGAATCAATTTACAATGCATTCCCTTGGGTTTGCTACAAGAATTGTTAAAGAAGAAATTGCATCCTATTGTGATCTTTCTAATAAACAAAAACAGTTAAAACGTTTTAATAAAGACTGTTGTAAAAAACTCGCTGAGTTACCACAATTATCTTTTGGTTGTGAACCAACAAAAGATAAAGGTTATttcaaaaagaaatacaaaaataaatataaaacaaaaactaaaaaacGTTTTTGGAAAAGCAAGAAAAGAAAATTTTCACCGGGAAAATACTTTTCTAAAGAAAAACCTAAGGTCTGTCCTCAAGGTAAGAAAAAATGTCGTTGTTGGATATGCTCCGAAGAAGGACATTATGCCAACGAATGTCCCAACCGACAAAAATTTCCGGAAAAGATAAAATTTATCTTAGAAGCCGAAATTGAGGGATATTTTCCTTCTGAAAATATTTTTGATGGCTATACGCAAGTATATGCATTAGAAATACGAGACAACTTGTCATCCTCTGACTCTTCAACAGAAGACTCAGAATGAATTATGTCCACTCTTTTATTTTGATTTTGGCAGGTATTGCTAAATAAAGAATCTCAGTTATTAACTACATCCACATGCCCAAGATGATCATtatcaataaaaacaaaaaggtaGTCATGTCAGATGACAAATGCGGTTTTCAAGATATTCTCTTGACATCGAGCATCTTGAATAAGATCTTCAAAATACGTAAACAAATACGTATTTCAAAtaaattttttctaaaaatagaaactTTTCATGCCTATTTAAGGAGCACATACCCTTCAAACTAAAGGCATCACCAATCACTTTCACAAAcagaaaaacttattttttgaaaaaatggaGAATTTAAAGGCTTTACGCCTAAAAGAAAAAATTCTTTTGATAGAACTAAAAGCTATTCGAGATCAGATAGCTCTCTATGACGAAAGTCTAGAAACAACTGCTAATTCAGAGCAGGAATCCGCAAGGAAACAATCTGAATCTATTCCCCCTCAAACGACAAAGGGTAAAGAAATATCAAGTCCGTTCACTCCTGTTGCTTTGGAAAAAAGCAAAAATAGAGTAAATGAAGAACTAAAATCTTCATCTAGCCCAGAAGCAAACGGCTCTGGTAAAGGCAAATCAAATCCGTTGATGGCTAACAGTTTGCCAAAAACTGAAAAGGTCTCTCTCAGACCAAGTTACTCCCAAGTCACACAAAAAccagaaaatcctaaaaataccAGATTTTATGTCATTTTTGATGGTGACCATAGAGGAATTTATGAAGATTGGGCCATAGTCAAAAATTATGTTGAAAAAACTGACTATCCATTCAAAAAATTTGGGTCGCTATTACAAGCCCAACAAGAAGCCACCCGATATTCAGCAACATGCGGGAAAAAAGAAATACCTTTAAAGGTGCAAACCCAGAACTAGTTTCTCTAGCATTCTCCGCTGGATTAGCAAAGTTCATCTACCCTTCTCCTAATTTACTtgaaataagtaatttatctgaAGGAATGAAGAAAGCCATCAAGAATTTTCGAAAGAAAATTGCTGCTGCAAGAGATGCAAACATCTTCATCAAGTGTACTTCTACACTCCCTGACTGGTACCAAGGAAAAACCTTTCCAAGCTACCACCATTTAGAAATTGGCATAGCCAAAGCAAGAACGGTCAATCCTTCAAGAGTGATAAAAGAAGACTATGAAGACTATGAAAAATGGTTACATATCAGGACCAAAGGATTTTTACAAATCCTAGAAAACCTACAGAAAATTAAAGTAGGAAGCTTTAACAAAGTAAATTATTGCAGCACTAACTGCATAATTACTAGCTATAGTGGAACTCCTCTACCACTACATGAAAAAGAAGCTTTAGAAAGGATGGAGCAACGCATCATCTTCAATAAAGTAGAAGCAGGCCCAGCCACTAAAGAACAACTTTGTCAAAAGTTGCAACGCACCTTTGAGAACCATCAGTGCGAATACTGCAAAGCATCTTCTTCAGAAGAAAACAAAAACCCCACTGAAAAAGACAGCTACTTTTCAGATGAGGACACTCGAGAACTGGACCCAACACATGGGTACATCGATTGAAAAAACGTCATCCATGACGATTGATTAAGGGCTATAATGGTCTTTTGTAAAATTCACTTCTATTATATAAAGAAGTTGAATTCCTTTAGTTTAGACATCGAATCCAATCCCCATCCCCTTCTCTCGTATCATTTTCCTTTTCCAACTTTTCCTTTGTAAACTAGTATGAGTGTTAGTGAGTAATCTCCTTGCTAAAGGAGAATATTATGTAAATATCAAGAAGTTCTTCCTTAGGGAAGAACAGTTACGAATAAATATCAGTTTCCTTTTTATCCCTTTGTTTATCTTTAAAGATTTTTGCAAAACCT from Helianthus annuus cultivar XRQ/B chromosome 10, HanXRQr2.0-SUNRISE, whole genome shotgun sequence harbors:
- the LOC118483296 gene encoding uncharacterized protein LOC118483296, translated to MKKAIKNFRKKIAAARDANIFIKCTSTLPDWYQGKTFPSYHHLEIGIAKARTVNPSRVIKEDYEDYEKWLHIRTKGFLQILENLQKIKVGSFNKVNYCSTNCIITSYSGTPLPLHEKEALERMEQRIIFNKVEAGPATKEQLCQKLQRTFENHQCEYCKASSSEENKNPTEKDSYFSDEDTRELDPTHGYID